One window of Paenibacillus sp. FSL K6-3182 genomic DNA carries:
- a CDS encoding GNAT family N-acetyltransferase, with the protein MIHYQNDKNLSAQDLSQVFASSGIKRPYQDLERLQKMIEHADIIISAWDGNKLVGIARAITDYSYCCYLSDLAIDHDYQRLGIGKELVERLRQTLGAEVSLVLLSAPSAVDYYPRIGFTSTDKGFVIARER; encoded by the coding sequence ATGATACATTATCAGAACGATAAAAATTTGTCCGCGCAAGACTTGTCGCAAGTATTTGCGAGCTCTGGGATTAAAAGACCCTATCAAGATTTAGAACGCTTGCAAAAAATGATCGAACATGCAGATATCATTATTAGTGCATGGGACGGCAATAAACTGGTCGGAATAGCGCGGGCGATTACAGACTATTCCTATTGCTGCTATCTGTCTGATTTGGCAATTGATCACGACTACCAAAGATTAGGCATCGGCAAGGAGCTGGTAGAGCGACTTAGGCAAACACTTGGTGCGGAAGTGTCACTTGTCTTGTTGTCTGCGCCTTCAGCTGTCGACTATTACCCGAGAATTGGATTTACCTCTACGGATAAAGGCTTTGTTATAGCAAGAGAACGTTAA
- a CDS encoding alpha/beta hydrolase — MIESKIAINQDVQIHYLDSKPDADQKLTPLIICPGLSETAEEYEDLLLYLLPRRAIVLSFRGRGQSDTPFSHYDLKDHIADLSAVVEAAAVDRFHLMGYSRGVSYALGYAQTNEHHLESLILEDYPAEHKQMSAEWRHDYIFNYLKPMKRKEKIREQAVIGIERDSSQLQLDVKLKLPVLVMRGMLEGSLLSDADLIHYKQLFSNITVKEFFESAHNIRGTEKEELYQTIEQFIEHR, encoded by the coding sequence GTGATCGAATCGAAAATCGCTATAAATCAAGATGTTCAAATTCATTACTTAGATTCAAAACCAGATGCAGATCAAAAATTAACCCCATTAATCATATGCCCAGGGTTATCGGAAACAGCTGAAGAATATGAGGATTTATTGTTATATTTATTGCCTCGAAGAGCAATTGTTCTCTCGTTCCGCGGGAGAGGACAAAGCGATACGCCGTTTAGTCATTACGATCTAAAAGATCACATAGCAGATCTTTCAGCTGTTGTTGAAGCTGCTGCCGTGGATCGCTTTCATCTGATGGGATACTCTCGCGGTGTATCTTATGCGCTTGGTTATGCTCAAACGAACGAGCATCACTTAGAATCACTTATTTTAGAAGATTATCCTGCAGAGCATAAACAAATGTCGGCGGAATGGCGTCACGATTATATTTTTAATTATTTGAAGCCGATGAAGCGGAAAGAGAAAATAAGAGAACAAGCGGTTATCGGCATTGAACGGGACTCTTCACAGCTGCAGCTGGATGTGAAGCTTAAACTGCCTGTTCTTGTTATGAGAGGGATGCTAGAGGGATCATTGCTTAGCGATGCGGATCTAATTCATTACAAGCAGTTGTTCAGCAATATAACGGTTAAAGAGTTTTTTGAGTCCGCTCATAATATTCGCGGTACCGAAAAGGAAGAGCTATATCAAACAATCGAACAGTTTATCGAGCATCGTTAG